attgttaactagtttataacatctttacttcatttCATATAaaccctatatatgccatataaatctttaaacataaaacaaaagctaaTGAAATTGATCTGGATAGTGAGCTTTGTTGTGATGATCCGATCTACCAACTTCCCTTTaattcaatctacataaaaatatcaaacacacACAAATAAGCCtgttgaagcttagtaagttcataggtttaaaagtaatgcttacccataatatttccaaacaataacaaaatatttaCTAAAGTTCCCTGCCATTCACAACCATTGTTATAATACTTCACATAGTTGAGCTCAACATTAGCAACTACAcgattctttttcattttatttcacacctcatatattacttattatcaaattaggaaacttcttacgaaattgagtacgtTGTTGCTGAGTGCCacgattcacaactcagtatggttttcctcattgaaatatcatacctacatttcacaactcCGTATGAAAAATGCCATATCTACGTTTCTTAACTCAGTATGGATAATATCATACTtacgtttcacaactcagtatggttaataccatacctatgtttcacactttgccatggatcaaacatggtcttatccgtcaattcatcacatgtcACAATACGAATGTACTTAATCCTGtgtttttcttaatttaaatttccacctttattctttcattttatcaaaattttcacaatcccacagcaaattcatatttaataacatattatatcattcaattattcaaaaataaacatgtaaattcaaccatatgaacttacccggCTGATTTGTAgaatatattgaaatttagggattaTTCCACTTCTTCGTTTTTCTTTGGATTCCTGATctataatgtaaaatattttcactcattagcatttatttcatttatatttcacttcataatttatgctcttcaatttttgaaattgcaTTTGTAccccaaaatttatagtttttacaatttagtccctgctcaattcacccatcaattgaactaatttttctcaattaacacttcattttatcattataaactatttcaaaaccttttatattcttaatttcaacaccaacctctaattcacaactttttcccaattaggtcctaaatactattttctatcaaaatcacttaataaaaccactttaatatgaaattagaacttaaatttcataataattcatcataaaattcccttactcagccagggtaacttccaatttcacccaccaaatcaaaaactaatgaattctataagtggacctaattgtaaaagtcataaaaacataaaaattatcaagaaaaagcaagaattaaactcaaatgatgtaaaaatatgaaaaaaaaaaatcttcctccagacctcctatggcgttttggctgagaaaatatgaagagatctctagattattcaaatttatccttattttatatgttaaaattgtgaaatttccaattttgcccttatttctcttatttttctattGATTTTCTTTCCCTTTCCGTCCAACCTATTCACTTTTAGGCTTAATTCCCTTTAAATCCTCTTTattttaacacttgagctatttaatccttctagcaaattttgcatttgttacaatttagtcctttttatttaattgactacccaaacgttaaaatttctcaaccaaactttaatactaacttagtgatactccataaatatttataaaaatatttatggctcggttttcaaattcaaggtcttgatacctcgtttttgacccGTTTAGCttattaaattcttttaattcactcgATTCACCAAttacaaattcttctaaattcttagttgactcataaatattaaattactatcttgttcaatcctACTTGTCGAATTTATTaatctcaaatcactattttcgacaccattaaAAATTACGCTGTTACACTCTGcatcttggaaaaattttgagatttcgcGAAAAATCTCTGAGTACTTGGTTTAGTCTCgtcttgtttctaatgtatgttttgggcctcgagggatcatataagggactttatgaataatttctaacatgaatgttaaataatatgaaatgtctgtatttgatATGTATATTCTGGTAATGGTCCGTAATcctgttccggcgatggatacgggttaggggtgttacattctaaGTGCTTGAAAAGGTGGTAGCGTTCTCCCCTCCAAATATCTTAAATGCTATAGGGCATGGGCTACGTATGATTCACCTTCTCAGGCATATAATGAGGCTCGCTCTCATTACCTATTTAAGCATTTAAGCTTTTGGTAAAATGGATAGGCAAAGCTCTCATAGGAGATAATATAAGACTTGTTGAAAGATTTCGTCGATTTCAAGAGAACCACACTTACGTctctaaaaagaataaaaaatctcTCAGAACATGAAAAAGGATTTTTATATTGATaaagtttaataaataaaaatgtgatttaatatatctcttttgtttttttgaacaaatatatagtaaaattttaataacttaattttaacagtaaatattaaattgtaatgaccaataattaaaataattaatatatagtaATCCATTATTTTTGGAACAAATAGGAATGATGTGTCGGTTCCAAACATACCTTAAAGAGGTTAAGGCCATGTATTTGGAGGATTGtcctttcctttgattcagtcCTTGCTAGaaacaaatatatttttagataaattGTTTCCTGCATTTTCGTTGCTTGGCGTAAGGGCATTTTGTTAATGAATATGATATATATGGCTCATGAGCTATTTTATATGACCCACCGTcttaaattttgacaaaatactACTCTTTAGATCAATTGTATTTACGAACATTAGGATACTTATTTTATGACTTCGTACACTCTTAACCAAGGAGGACTATCCACCATGACCTGTGATCCAGGCTAACTGTTAGTGTCCTCATCCACTATGATCTATGATCCAGGCTAACGGTTAGTGGCGCAGTATGAAATCCAAGgcggtttttatttatttatttatttattttactttaagaactaaatgatattttaatttaagttttatttcatattaaatttaatatgcatttatttaaataaaaagacaACGTGTCACAACACCAAACTAAGAGaacaatttttaaccaaactaaacaattgaataaaaatgtaaggaaatcataatttaataagtACACACTTTCCAgtttcacacacacacacacacacaaacacaaaaaacaaaaaaaaaacatactaaCTTCACTCAATTTTTcagactcaaaaaaaaaaaattggccaAAGTGACAATTTGTCATTATACAAATTTTGCATTAATACAATTGAATCAATATTtcaactaaaactaaaattatataattgcataaaatcaaaacataggacacaaagggcaattttgaaatttatcacaGAAAGGAGAAAGCCAAAGAGaaagtttggtttcaaacaaTGAGATGTAAGGTTAGAAAATCATATTAGGCACCTCCAGAGCCCATCCATACATGCATACATTCATTCATACAGAGAAAATCATTATCCATAAAATAtaaagaggaaagaaaaaaaaaatcctagaAGAAAAAATTGTTGCACTCCAAGCTACCTTTGCATCCGGCAAAAAGACATTATCAGCTACaccaaaattataatataatccaACGGCTAAAGCAAGAGTGATTACCTAACACAAAACAACATTATTGAGGAATTTACATTCCTGGCTTGCGCAATTCTTCTGTCCCATGCGCAAAGTGGCACCTTTCACCAAAAGTGCAGGATCCTTTAGAAAAGTTCTCGCACAGCTTAGTCTTAAAGTTGTTCCCTGAACCGGATCCACTCTTAGCGGTGTTCTTCATGCTACTTCCAGAGGCCGAACCAACATTTATAATCAGCTCGTGAACCATTGCACTGGCTTGCTTGATCTGATCAAATGTTCCCTCCAGCTCAATGTTCCTTGAACTAGGATCCGATTCATTCTCCCTTATAGAAAGTTTGGCTCCTGTAACCCTACAAATATGCTTCGAGTTCACACCATTTTTCCCAATAATAGCTCCTGCAAGAGATGCATCAATGCTGATCTTGGCAGTGGCAGATGCTCCGAAGCTGGCTGCAGCACCAAAACCTGGTGAGGGAGGCTCCAATCTGCCAGCCATCCTCCCAGGCATTGGTCCCATGGAACGAGGGTCTTCGTAAGTAGGACCAGTCCGCTTTCCAAGCTCCCATTCGCCATGAGCAAAATGGCATTTATCACCAAACTTGCAACCTTCAGGGGTGCTGAATTTGCTGCACAGGCGGGTCTTTACAGCTGGAGGAGATGAGCCATCAGGAAAGGATGGTGGGACTACTGAATTTCTGGCAGCGGCAGGAAGAGCTGGGTTGTTACCGAGCATCTGAGACACTGCTTTGATGCCACCCGGAACATAATGCAAGAAGTGGCAGCTCTCACCAAATTGGCACCCAGAAGTGCTGTGAAATCAACAAACTCAAGAATATCAAAGCTAATATCAACGCAATACCGTTTTGTTAATACTGTAATATAAGTACTAGTACAGTCTATGAGacgcaattatgaatttattcaaGCTCCGTGTGCAGAGACTATAGCTCATACAATACAATGAAATTGGTCTTACTGCATGTAACATCAGGAATCACGCATAAAAGAATCTTATGTATTACCACATCATTGAGTAACAAGCACTAAGAACATGACACAACCCTTAACTATTGCCCAGAACCAAGCAAATCAGCAATCCTTTCTCCACAAAGCCACTTTCTTGAATGTATATATAGAAAAAGCATATCATATTAATTGACACTTCAATCAAGCAATCAATTCCTCTCCCTTAATATAGTCCTAAAACTGAAGAGATTAGAAGAAAAGTTTTCCATATCAGTCTAAAGGAAAATTCATAATCTCCCGTGCATCTAATAAGAAAAGCCAGTAATAAGCTTATCCCTATGATAAAAATAGTCTTGACAGATTGAATCCATCCTAAAATCAATGCTTTCTTCTCCTACTCAACATTTGAATCCATCCTAAAATCAATGCTTTCTTCTCCTACTCAACATCTCACCACAAGCAGCACTAGTCTTATACGATTACACTACTAATATGTTCATTAAACCTAATGCACAACTCACTTGATCAGGACACATCATATCTTCTTTTACAATAATATGGCAACAATCCATGTTACAATTAATTGTGCCAACGGCAAATTGCTATGAATTCTTGGATTGTTTGGGATTTGAACTTGATAACTTATCTGAGACAGCTTATCAGGGATAATTCGATCATCAAGAAGCAGGGGATAAACAATTAGAAATGTCATAAATCCACCCAGCATCCAGTGATATCAATCCAAAATATTTTGATCTTAATCCATGCTTTGAGAGCTTAACCAGAATAAAAACAGAGCTCATATCAATCAAGCTACTCATCATATATCTTTCCAATCTTACCATCAATTAGCACCCATGCAAAATATATACCAAGGACCCCTCCAAGCACAGTAAAGATCAAATTAATAACTttcctatttaaaaataaaaaatatatcagcTATCTCAGTTAATGCACTTTTTTCTAATTTGCTGTAAAGTTCGGATCGATATTAGTGTACTGAAGCACTGCCAATTCCATACACCCAGAAAAAAACAGCTACTCTGCATCCTACTCTAGCTGTCATTTCTCaagcattttcatttttataaaattaaaaatgggtTTATCACTGGATAAATAGTTACCAAACTGTTTGACACAGACAAGAAAAATGTTCATAACTACCATTATTTCtaggagagagaaagagagagattgATGCCCTCAATGTAATAACAGTAGTCATAAAAATACCATCGCACTATCATCCTCAAATTAATGAAGAAGAGTTTTATCAAATTCAATTACATTTCATTAACTGAACTGCTTACAAACTTCAATTGTCTATaagcaaaattttcaaacaaaacaaGCTCCAGTGCCTAGAAAAATGCAAATATGCATTATCTTTCCCCCCAAGAAAAAGATATAAATTGATTCACAGGTAAAATAAATGCACACAAAACCAAGTACATAAATTCACTTAGTATCAAATCTTACTTACAAAAAAGAAACCCAGCTTGTTTCAATAGTTTCCCATAAAAGCATTAATTACTGTTCAGATGTATGACTTTTAAAAGTCTTGTATGAGTCCTACAATATGTAAATGATTATGATGTattttgaaaagtaaaggaaagaaGTCTGTGTGGCTTTTACAGAGGATATATGAGACTCAAGAAACTTAAATCTTTAACCTTCCAGAGCAAACTTGACTAAAATAAGTTGACATATACAAGAATGCAACAAATGAATAAAGGCCCTAGATAAACATGCTACTCTATGAGTACATCCAAAAAAGTTTTTCCAAGAATGTTGGCCTTATTTTTTGACAAAGAAAATTTAATCAAGATGGGAAAACAATACTCATAACATAAAACAAAATTCTATATGGGCATGAATTATTaatcaaataagaaaaaaaaaatctcaaattacacaacaatatatgtatatatataataacaagcGTTTCctactttttccttccctcttCAATAAGAAAATCCTCAAAATTTATAAACCAATTAagtaaaagaaaggaattaagtAAAGCTTACTCAAGCAAAGAATTGGAGGACAGCCTCCAAATATTTAGTTGGAAAAAGCCCATTATCAAATCCATGAAATACCTTATTATGTTACATATGCTGTTTAGAACTTAATAGCCCATAATTTTGCATCAGAACAAGGAGCCCTCAAATACAAGAAGCAACATTATATTCTAGAGTAAATTTAGGCTTAAGCCATTCTATTTCCATTATCTAGAAAATAGACTACCATGTACCAAATTTTCTGGTACTTACTAAATATTCCACACATAACACCTGTGTTTAATTGAAAAGATTATAGAAGTACACTATAATAGAAAAGTTTTGAATCCTGCATGGTTTCTTTCTGTTTACATATAGGCCAGTATGTAGTTAGTCCAAGAATTCACCAAGAAACAAACCATTTTTGTCCCATAGTCTTTCTTATCATGATTAGAGCCAAGAGCATTACCTGTATGATCATCACTTAACTGACCAATTAATTAGTCATAATCACATAAATTTTACTTCAGAAGGTTGTTGTCAAAGGAAAAGTTTACTTGTaacttataaaaattagaaaaagatgGAAGTGCATTAGGCtaattattttgtataagttAAGATTTGAACCTGAAAAACTTTGTGCATGGCTTTGATTTGCTTCCTATACCAGTTGGAAAGGACTCCATTTCTGTTGCAgaacattaattaatttatctcaGTTACAATTtcagagataattaatttttaaagtttacaaAGTATTTAATACCCTGTTGACATTTCTTATCctactataaaagaaaaaatgcgctttattaaatatgaaaagttggtCTAGATAATTTTTAAAGTCATTAACCTTactaataaattgaaattattgGATAGTTAGCTAACAACTTAGCAACTACTCCCACTACATACTTTTAAAAATGTTCTGTCCACTGAGTAA
The sequence above is drawn from the Gossypium hirsutum isolate 1008001.06 chromosome A05, Gossypium_hirsutum_v2.1, whole genome shotgun sequence genome and encodes:
- the LOC107959332 gene encoding zinc finger CCCH domain-containing protein 14 — translated: MEFGGGRKRVRPEAALNGNGGFKKSKQEMESFPTGIGSKSKPCTKFFSTSGCQFGESCHFLHYVPGGIKAVSQMLGNNPALPAAARNSVVPPSFPDGSSPPAVKTRLCSKFSTPEGCKFGDKCHFAHGEWELGKRTGPTYEDPRSMGPMPGRMAGRLEPPSPGFGAAASFGASATAKISIDASLAGAIIGKNGVNSKHICRVTGAKLSIRENESDPSSRNIELEGTFDQIKQASAMVHELIINVGSASGSSMKNTAKSGSGSGNNFKTKLCENFSKGSCTFGERCHFAHGTEELRKPGM